A DNA window from Bos indicus x Bos taurus breed Angus x Brahman F1 hybrid chromosome 16, Bos_hybrid_MaternalHap_v2.0, whole genome shotgun sequence contains the following coding sequences:
- the RNASEL gene encoding 2-5A-dependent ribonuclease, which translates to METESHNNPQERPTPSSNGKASMGDNHSLIKAVRDEDIESVQQLLERGADVNFQEEWGWSPLHNAVQVDREDIVELLLSHGAEPCLRKKNGATPFIIAGIVGNVKLLKLLLPKVTDVNECDVNGFTAFMEAAVYGKVEALRFLYNNGAEVNLHRKTIEDQERVKKGGATALMDAARRGHVDVVEILLHEMGADVNARDNRGRNALIYALLNSDDEKVKAITRLLLDYKVDVNVRGEGRKTPLILAVEKKNLDLVQMLLEQTAIEINDTDSEGKTALLLAVELKLKEIAQLLCRKGASTKCGDLVAIAKRNYDSDLAKFLRQHGAVEDVCPPAKAWKPQSSRWGEALKHLHRIYRPMIGKLKIFIDEEYKIADTSQGGIYLGLYEEQEVAVKRFPKGSTRGQNEVSCLQSNRANGHVVTFYGSESDRTCLYVCLALCEHTLEKHLDDSKGEAVQNKEDEFARNILSSLFKAVEELHRSGYTHQDLQPQNILIDSKNGACLADFDKSVKGTGDPQEIKRDLEALGLLVLYVVKKGNDSFEMLKNLRTEELIERSPDKETRDLIQHLLVPGDNVKGHLSGLLAHPFFWSWESRYRTLRDVGNESDIKTRNTNGKILQLLQPETSELPSFAQWTIEVDKSVMKKMNAFYKKGNTYQNTVGDLLKFIRNVGEHINEQKNIEMKSKIGEPSQYFQEKFPDLVMYVYKRLQNTEYAKHFPKNLNLNKADV; encoded by the exons ATGGAGACTGAGAGCCATAACAACCCTCAGGAAAGACCCACACCCTCTAGTAATGGGAAGGCTTCAATGGGAGACAATCATTCGTTGATTAAAGCTGTTAGAGATGAAGACATTGAGTCGGTCCAGCAATTGCTAGAAAGAGGGGCTGATGTCAATTTCCAGGAAGAATGGGGCTGGTCACCTTTGCATAATGCAGTACAAGTTGACAGAGAGGACATTGTGGAACTTCTGCTTAGTCATGGTGCTGAGCCTTGTCTGCGGAAGAAGAATGGGGCCACTCCCTTCATCATTGCTGGGATTGTGGGAAACGTGAAGTTGCTCAAACTATTACTTCCTAAAGTAACAGATGTCAATGAGTGTGATGTTAATGGCTTCACAGCTTTCATGGAAGCTGCTGTGTATGGCAAAGTCGAAGCCTTAAGGTTCCTGTATAACAACGGAGCAGAGGTGAATTTGCACAGAAAGACAATAGAGGATCAAGAGAGGGTCAAGAAAGGAGGGGCCACTGCTCTCATGGATGCTGCTAGAAGAGGGCATGTAGATGTCGTAGAGATCCTCCTTCATGAGATGGGGGCAGATGTCAATGCTCGGGACAATAGGGGCAGAAATGCTTTAATCTATGCTCTTCTGAACTCTGATGATGAGAAGGTGAAAGCCATTACTCGCCTTCTGCTGGACTATAAGGTTGATGTCAATGTgaggggggaaggaaggaagacgcCGCTGATCTTGGCAGTGGAAAAGAAGAACCTGGATCTGGTGCAGATGCTTCTGGAACAAACAGCTATAGAGATTAATGACACAGACAGTGAGGGTAAAACAGCACTGCTGCTTGCTGTCGAGCTCAAGCTGAAGGAAATTGCCCAGTTGCTGTGTCGCAAAGGAGCCAGCACAAAATGCGGGGACCTCGTCGCAATAGCGAAGCGCAATTATGACTCTGACCTTGCAAAGTTCCTTCGCCAGCATGGAGCTGTAGAAGACGTTTGCCCTCCTGCTAAAGCCTGGAAGCCTCAGAGCTCACGTTGGGGGGAGGCCCTGAAACATCTTCACAGGATATACCGCCCTATGATAGGCAAACTCAAGATCTTTATTGATGAAGAATATAAAATCGCTGACACTTCCCAAGGGGGCATCTACCTGGGGTTATATGAGGAACAAGAGGTAGCTGTGAAGCGGTTCCCTAAAGGCAGCACACGGGGACAAAATGAAGTCTCTTGTTTGCAGAGCAACCGAGCCAATGGTCACGTGGTGACGTTCTATGGCAGTGAGAGCGACAGGACCTGTCTGTATGTGTGCCTTGCCCTGTGTGAGCACACGCTGGAGAAGCACTTGGACGACAGCAAAGGAGAGGCTGTGCAAAACAAGGAAGATGAATTTGCCCGCAACATCCTCTCATCTCTGTTTAAGGCTGTTGAGGAACTACACCGGTCTGGATACACTCATCAGGATCTGCAACCGCAGAACATCTTAATAG ATTCCAAGAATGGTGCTTGCCTGGCAGATTTTGATAAAAGCGTCAAGGGGACTGGAGATCCACAGGAAATCAAGAGAGATCTAGAG GCCCTGGGACTGCTGGTCCTGTATGTGGTAAAAAAGGGAAACGATTCTTTTGAGATGTTGAAGAATCTAAGAACTGAAGAGTTGATTGAGCGTTCTCCAGATAAGGAAACTCGGGACCTCATTCAGCATCTGTTAGTCCCTGGGGACAATGTGAAGGGCCATCTGAGTGGCCTGCTGGCTCATCCCTTCTTTTGGAGTTGGGAGAG CCGCTACCGGACCCTCCGGGATGTGGGAAACGAATCTGACATCAAAACACGAAATACTAATGGCAAGATCCTCCAGCTTCTGCAACCTGAAACATCTGAACTTCCAAGTTTTGCCCAGTGGACAATTGAG gttgacAAATCtgtgatgaaaaaaatgaatgcattttataAAAAAGGGAATACCTATCAGAACACTGTAGGTGACCTGCTGAAGTTCATCCGGAATGTGGGAGAGCACATTAATGAACAAAAGAATATAGA gATGAAGTCAAAAATTGGAGAACCTTCCCagtattttcaggagaaatttcCAGATCTGGTCATGTATGTCTATAAAAGACTACAGAACACAGAATATGCAAAGCATTTTCCAAAAAATCTCAACCTGAACAAAGCCGACGTGTGA